One window from the genome of Cucumis melo cultivar AY chromosome 12, USDA_Cmelo_AY_1.0, whole genome shotgun sequence encodes:
- the LOC127144149 gene encoding uncharacterized protein LOC127144149, whose product MYVGNIDVDVRRKDLEFDVGDRVFLKVAPMKGVLRFEKKGKLSPRFVGPFENLKRIGPVVYRLTFASITLDYPSHVVDYEALENDENLSYGEQPVDEILARELLLKDLRRSSSPFRRRVFRHSLAINFTVIQSFSLSISSDAAS is encoded by the exons ATGTATGTAGGCAACATAGATGTTGATGTAAGACGAAAGGATCTTGAATTTGATGTGGGAGATAGGGTATTCTTGAAAGtggcacctatgaagggtgttctgcgTTTTGAAAAGAAGGGAAAGTTGAGTCCTCGTTTTGTTGGACCGTTTGAGAATCTAAAACGAATTGGTCCTGTAGTATACCGTTTGACgtttgcctccatcactctcgact ATCCATCTCATGTAGTGGATTATGAAGCATTGGAAAATGATGAGAATTTGAGCTATGGGGAGCAACCAGTTGATGAGATTTTGGCTAGAGAG TTGTTGCTGAAGGACCTTCGCCGTTCTTCGTCTCCATTCAGGCGTCGGGTATTCAGACATAGCCTTGCCATTAACTTCACTGTTATCCAATCATTCAGTCTCTCTATTTCATCCGATGCAGCCAGTTGA
- the LOC103500231 gene encoding histidine-containing phosphotransfer protein 5-like, with amino-acid sequence MSAAASSSSSHPQPPRSQQQMIHKFIDALRQQGFLDNDFNNRRTAPGHLDSLVTFCVESEPKLEIIQKALEGEHVDFRTAINTSEMIRSAATRVGGSRVASACIALQEHLNNNNLNGSKEAYKKLSWEYYVIRDSFHHILQAEKTVEV; translated from the exons ATGTCTGCCGCcgcctcttcctcttcctctcaCCCACAACCCCCTCGTTCTCAGCAACAAATGATCCACAAATTCATCGATGCTTTGCGCCAACAA GGATTTCTTGATAATGACTTCAATAACCGGAGAACTGCTCCTGGGCATCTAGATTCCTTGGTAACATTCTGCGTTGAGTCCGAACCTAAGCTCGAAATCATTCAGAAAGCTCT GGAAGGTGAGCATGTGGATTTTCGTACTGCGATTAACACCTCAGAAATGATCAGATCTGCCGCTACAAG AGTCGGTGGAAGTCGGGTAGCAAGTGCTTGTATTGCATTACAAGAGCATTTGAATAACAATAACCTTAATGG TTCAAAAGAAGCTTACAAGAAACTCTCCTGGGAATACTATGTCATACGTGATTCTTTCCACCACATTCTTCAA GCTGAGAAAACAGTGGAGGTTTAA